A window of the Megalopta genalis isolate 19385.01 chromosome 2, iyMegGena1_principal, whole genome shotgun sequence genome harbors these coding sequences:
- the Lap1 gene encoding leucine rich repeat containing protein 7 lap1, protein MGSAWWQCAACLRAQEEDIYELNLSHYNLYDVPPDVFIYERTLEKLCLDCNRIKDLPRPLFQCHELRVLSLSDNEVTTLPPAIASLINLEYLDLSKNSIKELPDSIKECKNLRSIDISVNPFERFPDAITHIVELRELYINDAYIEYLPANFGRLSALRTLELRVNNMVTLPKSMSRLVNLQRLDIGNNDFTELPEVVGDLINLTELWIDGNDIKRIPVNINQLYRLNHFDCTMNTIHVLPSEIEGWRDISIMHLSSNEIYQLPNSLCYLRTIVTLKVDRNQLSALPNDIGQMSNLEELIVTKNFLEYLPSSIGLLRKLHCLNADNNCLRCLPPEIGSCTSLSLLSLRSNYLTRVPPELGHLSSLRVLNLVNNCIKYLPVSMLNLNNLKALWLSDNQSQPLVPLQQEFNCEEDMMVLSCFMLPQNPRQELEQIPPAVGLISSSIVGTGKRICFAAEVESEIPRQLHRAPTPYPKELRNLARHARNLQHQSAHDQRMHLEQETMIKEAIIAKATTTLDLASKTGTCFSQSFFNKGSHASLSPVDRNTSKGYKSASPTDIGTEQSVSEESSDEANKTVLAKEKSPDIREAKYIRNPTSEYLSKPPTVADYVNSTWKPDEYSKANTAKIVESEKFAVGSNNGDQMHIQAPKLNEIPPVPPPYHIAAAFSKKAALFQQLNQSGQSDSPMIVSPQTDVNISNLKVSQETQNYDGNDESFKAEEYVRLCNEKFSSNTDGSDVAISNGKTDSTPDQTNLLTEPSDQEQSFEGDRSLKPSRIPILKTKHLDSANPAPNNSDLSNKCMNSSTEDYESLKMLNSSSIPTSPVTGKKYRSPLSMQPKFGDRPKKIMNGTVSNNNASCDNLSSLNTMNSNLIGNPGLDCQDGPLKSVPNEMSDANSPTSLKNETNSGRSTPVLLNNKSLSELVNLDRRPRFKWMFGPHRNANVLPVQVRKNPGLGFSIAGGVAGAETGIIVTKVNPDGPAQGTLRPGDKILEVDGIDFTKSDHNNAVAVLRATGAVVSMMISRHQ, encoded by the exons ATGGGTAGTGCTTGGTGGCAGTGCGCTGCATGTCTGAGAGCACAAGAAGAAGATATCTACGAGTTGAACTTGAGCCACTATAATCTTTATGATGTACCACCTGACGTGTTCATTTATGAAAGAACATTGGAAAAGCTTTGTCTGGACTGTAATAGA ATAAAGGATCTTCCAAGGCCACTGTTTCAGTGCCATGAGTTACGAGTACTATCCCTTAGCGATAATGAAGTCACCACGTTACCACCCGCCATAGCATCGTTAATCAACCTTGAATATCTAGACCTCAGTAAAAATAGTATTAAAGAACTACCAGACAGTATAAAAGAATGTAAAAATCTTCGTTCCATAGATATCAGTGTTAATCCTTTCGAACGTTTTCCCGATGCTATTACGCACATCGTTGAGTTGCGGGAATTATATATAAACGATGCATATATAGAATATTTGCCAGCTAATTTCGGGAGACTCTCGGCTCTCAGAACTCTGGAGCTTAGGGTTAATAACATGGTGACATTACCAAAGAGCATGAGTCGTCTGGTAAACTTGCAAAGACTTGATATTGGCAACAATGACTTCACTGAATTG CCTGAGGTTGTTGGGGATCTAATCAATCTCACCGAGCTGTGGATAGACGGGAATGATATCAAGCGTATACCAGTCAACATCAATCAACTGTACCGTTTGAATCATTTCGATTGCACGATGAACACGATCCACGTGCTCCCATCGGAGATAGAAGGCTGGAGAGATATTTCGATTATGCATCTTTCTTCCAATGAGATTTATCAGTTACCGAATTCCCTGTGCTATCTGCGAACAATCGTGACCCTCAAAGTCGATCGCAATCAATTGAGTGCACTGCCAAACGACATCGGACAAATGTCGAACTTAGAGGAGCTTATAGTTACTAAGAACTTTCTTGAGTATCTACCATCGTCGATAGGTCTTCTACGGAAACTGCACTGTTTGAACGCTGACAATAACTGCTTGAGATGCCTTCCGCCAGAGATCGGAAGCTGCACCTCGTTATCGTTGCTTTCATTGCGATCAAATTATCTGACCCGGGTCCCGCCAGAGTTGGGTCATTTGTCCTCGTTAAGAGTACTCAATCTCGTGAACAATTGCATTAAATATTTGCCTGTTTCTATGTTAAACTTGAATAACTTGAAAGCGTTATGGCTGAGCGACAATCAAAGTCAACCACTGGTGCCACTGCAACAGGAGTTCAATTGCGAGGAGGATATGATGGTCTTGAGCTGTTTCATGCTACCGCAGAATCCGCGGCAGGAACTTGAGC AAATACCGCCGGCTGTAGGACTAATTTCGAGTTCGATTGTTGGTACCGGAAAGAGAATATGTTTTGCTGCTGAGGTAGAATCCGAGATCCCTAGACAACTCCATCGAGCACCAACACCCTACCCTAAAGAGCTGCGCAACCTTGCTAGGCATGCCCGTAATTTGCAACATCAATCAGCTCACGATCAAAGA ATGCATTTAGAACAGGAGACAATGATCAAAGAAGCTATTATTGCAAAAGCTACTACTACTCTGGATCTTGCCTCAAAAACTGGGACCTGTTTCTCACAAAGTTTCTTTAATAAG GGTTCACATGCTTCACTCTCACCTGTCGATCGCAACACATCAAAAGGATACAAGAGCGCGAGCCCTACGGATATCGGAACGGAGCAGTCAGTGTCAGAGGAATCATCGGACGAGGCAAACAAGACAGTGCTCGCAAAGGAGAAGAGTCCAGACATCCGAGAAGCAAAGTATATCCGTAACCCGACATCGGAGTATTTATCAAAGCCCCCGACAGTGGCGGATTACGTGAACTCGACGTGGAAACCGGACGAATACTCGAAAGCGAACACAGCAAAAATCGTGGAATCGGAGAAGTTCGCCGTAGGCAGTAACAACGGCGATCAGATGCACATACAAGCGCCAAAATTGAACGAAATTCCCCCTGTGCCACCGCCTTATCATATCGCTGCTGCGTTCTCCAAGAAAGCAGCACTTTTCCAACAGTTAAATCAAT CTGGTCAATCGGACTCTCCAATGATCGTCTCCCCGCAAACGGACGTTAACATATCAAATCTGAAGGTGTCTCAGGAAACTCAGAACTATGATGGAAACGACGAGTCGTTCAAAGCGGAGGAATACGTGCGTCTGTGCAACGAGAAGTTCTCGTCCAACACGGATGGCTCGGACGTGGCCATCAGCAATGGGAAAACAGATTCCACTCCCGATCAGACGAATCTGTTGACCGAACCGAGTGACCAGGAGCAATCCTTTGAGGGCGACCGATCGTTGAAGCCGAGCAGGATCCCGATCTTGAAAACGAAGCACCTAGACTCCGCGAATCCCGCGCCCAACAACAGCGACTTGTCCAACAAGTGCATGAACTCTTCCACAGAGGACTACGAGAGTTTGAAGATGCTGAATTCCTCGAGTATCCCCACGTCACCTGTAACGGGCAAGAAGTACAGAAGTCCGCTCTCCATGCAACCGAAGTTCGGTGATCGACCGAAAAAAATAATGAACGGGACCGTATCGAACAATAACGCGTCCTGCGACAATCTGTCGTCGCTGAACACCATGAATTCGAATTTAATTGGAAATCCAGGTTTGGATTGTCAGGATGGTCCGTTGAAGAGCGTACCCAATGAAATGTCGGACGCAAACAGTCCTACGAGTCTGAAGAACGAGACTAATTCCGGCCGAAGCACGCCGGTCCTGCTGAACAACAAGTCTTTGAGCGAGTTGGTCAATTTGGACAGGAGACCGAGGTTCAAGTGGATGTTTGGCCCCCATAGAAATGCTAACGTA TTGCCTGTTCAAGTTAGAAAGAACCCGGGCCTCGGTTTTAGCATAGCTGGCGGTGTTGCAGGCGCGGAAACC GGAATTATAGTGACCAAAGTGAACCCTGACGGGCCTGCTCAAGGCACTCTTCGACCTGGAGATAAGATTCTGGAGGTGGACGGTATAGATTTCACAAAGTCCGATCACAACAACGCCGTGGCTGTTCTTCGAGCGACCGGTGCCGTTGTGTCGATGATGATCAGCCGCCACCAATGA